One segment of Meriones unguiculatus strain TT.TT164.6M chromosome 3, Bangor_MerUng_6.1, whole genome shotgun sequence DNA contains the following:
- the LOC110556472 gene encoding preferentially expressed antigen in melanoma-like protein 7, with amino-acid sequence MSWQAPLTLSQLAIQSLLRDEALAISALQDLPMEFFPPLFKEADTQRKTKMIKSLVADWPYPCLPVGSLMRNPNLETYQAVLDGADTWLKRRFRPRKQKLQVLDMRNVQCDSRDTEREGRDSWMKTVLEKQVVKGQPRSTVRCLKVVIDLAFMSSPNVYQTQLLKWAEERKGFLKLCCVKMEIGTSEVYRALKVLQFLQPEFIKEVKLNTVSALPALASFAPCISKMSNLCTLQLLRIFGKSNPTHKEEKHVTKIISVFSKLNHLQHLSMHDVYFLKGRMEQLFRCLKSPLESLSITCCQLLQPDLESFAQGWNHCQLKQLSLKSTPLLELDVTPLKFFLENIADTLRILDLEYCKMNDKQLELLLPALRQCSQLTSINFYDNDISMDVLRKLLHSAASLSQLTMELYPAPAEVYDVHGYVIEERFSHYCAELMNTVILVRQPRSICFGSYNCYDCDMRYLYEDKTKPCDCAQEIQEDDFED; translated from the exons ATGAGCTGGCAGGCCCCACTCACACTCTCGCAGCTGGCTATACAGAGCCTGCTGAGGGATGAGGCCTTGGCCATCTCTGCTCTGCAGGACCTGCCCATGGAGTTCTTCCCCCCACTGTTCAAGGAGGCCGAcactcaaagaaaaacaaagatgatTAAGAGCTTGGTGGCAGACTGGCCCTACCCTTGCCTTCCTGTTGGGTCACTGATGAGGAACCCCAACTTGGAGACCTACCAGGCTGTGCTCGATGGAGCAGACACGTGGCTGAAACGAAGGTTTCGCCCTAG GAAGCAGAAGCTTCAAGTGCTTGACATGAGGAATGTGCAGTGTGACTCCCGCGACACGGAAAGAGAGGGTAGAGACAGCTGGATGAAAACAGTGCTTGAGAAGCAAGTAGTGAAGGGGCAGCCTAGGAGCACCGTGAGGTGTTTGAAGGTGGTCATTGACCTTGCCTTTATGAGTTCTCCCAATGTATACCAGACACAGTTGTTGAAGTgggcagaggagagaaagggtttCCTGAAGTTGTGCTGTGTAAAGATGGAGATAGGGACATCAGAAGTCTACAGGGCCCTGAAGGTCTTACAGTTTTTACAGCCAGAGTTCATCAAGGAGGTGAAACTGAATACAGTGTCGGCCCTGCCTGCACTGGCCAGTTTTGCACCTTGCATCAGCAAGATGAGCAATCTTTGCACACTCCAGCTGTTACGAATCTTCGGAAAAAGTAACCCCACACACAAGGAGGAGAAGCATGTCACCAAGATCATCTCAGTGTTCTCCAAACTCAACCATCTCCAGCATCTCTCTATGCATGATGTCTATTTTCTCAAAGGCCGCATGGAACAGCTGTTCAG GTGCCTGAAGTCCCCCTTAGAGTCCCTCTCCATCACTTGTTGCCAGCTCTTGCAGCCAGACTTGGAGTCATTTGCCCAGGGTTGGAACCACTGCCAGCTTAAACAGCTGTCACTAAAAAGCACCCCTTTACTTGAGTTGGATGTCACACCTCTAAAATTTTTCTTAGAGAATATTGCAGACACTCTGCGAATCCTGGATTTAGAATATTGTAAGATGAACGACAAACAGCTCGAACTCCTTTTGCCTGCCCTGAGGCAATGCTCCCAGCTCACGAGCATCAATTTCTATGACAATGACATCTCCATGGATGTCCTGAGGAAGCTTCTGCACTCTGCTGCCAGCCTGAGCCAGCTGACCATGGAACTGTACCCTGCGCCTGCAGAGGTCTATGATGTGCATGGTTATGTCATAGAAGAGAGATTCTCCCACTATTGTGCTGAACTCATGAACACAGTCATCCTTGTGAGACAGCCCCGGTCAATCTGCTTTGGTTCCTATAACTGCTATGACTGTGATATGCGTTACCTCTACGAAGACAAGACCAAACCTTGTGATTGCGCTcaggaaatacaggaagatgatTTTGAGGACTAA
- the LOC110556473 gene encoding PRAME family member 8-like: MSFQAPPTLLTLAVQSLLKDEALAISALQDLPMELFPPLFKAAFDGRQLKILKAMVAAWPFPCLPVGALKFPDVATLKAVLDGIDMQLTGNFCQRVRKLQVLDLRNVHHDFWDVWARTEDGDHSAEIACERQRRKRLHRYALRQHLKVVTDICLGFHLDEHQAYLLQWAQKRRGSLHLCCVKMQIWGLRMDTLGKFLSIFQPDSFEELELSIEWTPSMMEHFAPCLGQMRNLHKLFLTLKHENFFRPVITPTALEGKRATKFISHFSKLNCLQYLYMTGVYFLNGHMRKLLWCLKTPLEFLSIALCKFSQSDLESFVQCQSLCHLKHLDLAGVNLSGLSLVPLRIFLESVADTLQTLELEHCRMNDSQLSALFPALSRCSQLIKINFYDNDISMAVLKDLLCHTANLGQLILELYPAPLECYETGYVISIDRFVQLSSELRNTLCTVRQPQSFSFATFICLECCQRSSYDAEMTLCLCWQ, from the exons ATGAGCTTCCAGGCCCCACCCACACTTCTGACTCTAGCAGTGCAGAGCCTGCTGAAGGATGAAGCCTTGGCCATCTCTGCTCTGCAGGACCTGCCCATGGAGCTCTTCCCACCACTGTTCAAGGCAGCCTTCGACGGCAGACAACTGAAGATACTGAAGGCAATGGTGGCAGCCTGGCCCTTTCCCTGCCTCCCTGTGGGAGCACTGAAATTCCCTGATGTGGCAACATTGAAAGCTGTGCTGGATGGTATAGACATGCAGCTGACAGGAAATTTTTGTCAAAG GGTGCGGAAGCTTCAAGTGCTGGACCTGAGGAATGTACACCATGATTTCTGGGATGTATGGGCTAGAACAGAGGATGGAGACCACTCAGCAGAGATTGCgtgtgaaaggcaaagaaggaAGCGCCTTCATAGATATGCTTTGAGACAACATTTAAAAGTGGTCACTGACATTTGTCTTGGGTTCCATCTGGATGAACACCAGGCATATCTGTTGCAGTGggcacaaaagagaagaggcTCACTGCATCTATGCTGTGTGAAAATGCAGATTTGGGGATTGCGCATGGACACTCTTGGAAAGTTCTTGAGTATTTTCCAACCAGATTCCTTTGAGGAGTTGGAACTGAGTATAGAATGGACTCCATCCATGATGGAACATTTTGCACCTTGCCTTGGTCAGATGAGAAATCTTCACAAACTCTTTCTAACGCTAAAGCATGAGAACTTCTTCAGGCCTGTGATTACACCAACAGCCCTAGAAGGGAAGAGAGCCACCAAGTTCATTTCTCATTTCTCCAAACTGAACTGTCTCCAGTATCTCTACATGACTGGTGTCTACTTTCTCAATGGCCACATGAGGAAATTGCTCTG GTGTCTGAAGACCcctttggagttcctgtccattgCTCTCTGCAAATTCTCACAGTCAGACTTGGAGTCTTTTGTCCAGTGTCAGAGTCTCTGTCATCTCAAACATCTGGATTTGGCAGGCGTCAATTTATCTGGCCTGAGTCTTGTGCCTCTCAGAATTTTCCTAGAGAGTGTTGCAGACACTCTGCAGACCCTGGAATTGGAACACTGTAGGATGAACGACTCTCAGCTCAGTGCACTCTTCCCTGCCCTGAGCCGGTGCTCTCAGCTCATCAAGATCAACTTCTATGACAATGACATCTCCATGGCTGTCCTAAAGGACCTTCTGTGTCACACAGCCAACCTGGGCCAGCTGATCCTGGAGTTGTACCCTGCCCCTCTGGAATGCTATGAAACAGGATATGTCATCTCAATAGACAGATTTGTCCAGCTTTCTTCTGAGCTCAGGAACACACTCTGCACTGTAAGGCAGCCCCAGTCCTTCTCCTTTGCTACTTTCATCTGCCTTGAATGTTGTCAGCGCTCTTCCTATGATGCGGAGATGACCCTTTGCCTTTGTTGGCAGTAA